One region of Candidatus Methylomirabilota bacterium genomic DNA includes:
- a CDS encoding NifU family protein — protein MGLFRRWFGDTERTSHEAVASPAAPETLEQQGRRNAVSDESVRSDREQEEDSRIRAKIQDLLDTAINPAVAGHGGVVSLVDVRDKMVYLQMGGGCQGCGMADVTLKQGIETMIREELPEVADIIDVTDHAGGETPYSAASKK, from the coding sequence GGTTCGGGGACACTGAGCGGACGTCACATGAAGCGGTGGCGAGTCCGGCGGCACCGGAAACGCTTGAGCAACAAGGACGCCGCAACGCCGTGTCCGATGAGAGCGTGCGGAGTGATAGGGAGCAGGAGGAGGACTCCCGGATCAGAGCGAAGATCCAAGACCTGCTCGACACGGCGATCAACCCCGCCGTCGCCGGCCACGGCGGGGTGGTGTCGCTCGTCGACGTCAGGGACAAGATGGTCTACCTCCAAATGGGCGGTGGCTGTCAGGGGTGCGGCATGGCCGACGTCACGCTGAAGCAGGGCATCGAGACGATGATCCGGGAGGAGCTTCCCGAGGTCGCCGACATCATCGACGTGACCGACCACGCCGGCGGCGAGACCCCGTATTCCGCGGCTTCGAAAAAGTAG